Sequence from the Orcinus orca chromosome 11, mOrcOrc1.1, whole genome shotgun sequence genome:
TCCAGTGGCCAAAGGCCCAGGCAGACGAGGACACTCCTATCAGCCAGAATATTCTAGGGGCTCAGGGACCACTTCCCAGTAGCCAAGGGCAAAGAGCAGGCTGACTCCTCACTACACACTAAGGTTCTCTGAATGAAGGTTTTTCTGCTCCAATCccacttctctgtgcttctctgTGGAGTTCCCACTCTGCCCACTCTTTGGAAGTGATTGTGTTGACCTGCCTCTGAGGCGTCTTTATCTAATCCCTATCTTAAGAGTGTCCttgtccacagatgaatggataaagaagatgtggcacatatacacaatggaatattactcagccatgaaaagaaacaaaattgagttatttgtagtgaggtggatggacctagagactgtcatacagagtgaagtaagtcagaaagagaaagacaaataccgtatgctaacacatatttatggaatctaaaaaaaaaaaaaggttctgatgaacctaggggcaggacaggaataaagacgcagacgtagagaatggacttgaggatacggggagtgggaagggtaagtggggatgaagtgagagagtggcatggacatatatacactaccaaatgtaaaatagatagccagtgggaagcagccgcataacacagggagatcagctccgtgctttgtgaccacctagaggggtgggacagggagggtgggggggagatgcaagagggaggggatatggggatatacgtacgcatatagctgattcactttgttatacagcagaaactaacgcaacactgtaaagcaattatacttcaataaaaatgttaaaaaaattttttaataaaggatagaaagaaagaaagagagtctCCTAAGATgacctttttaaatttattccatGATTGAATAAGTATACGGAGCACCTACAAGGTACAAAACATGtttaatgttgaaaaaaatttacatttgtaaaattcttttctatttgatttataataaaatctcTATAATTTATGTAGGATAGATCTTGTTGAGCCTATTTTATGGACGAGCAATCTATCTTTCTAATCCCTTGACCTTCATTGTTACAGAGAAGAGGCAGATACACTACGTGAATATCTGAATGAGCTGAAAACAGACTTGGCCATGGGCGATCAAGACACACTCGAAGAAGACCAGCTGGACAGGGAGAGATTTTTGGAGGAGTATCCTCGGATGaaggaggagctggaggagggcaTAACAAAGCTCTATGCTCTCGCAGAGAAGGCTGACAAGCTCCACAGGGACTGCACCATCTCCCATGTGGCAGCCCACTCTGCTGGCACTGTGTCTGGTGTCCTGACCATCCTTGGTCTGTCTCTGGCACCCGTGACAATGGGGGCCAGTCTGGCACTCTTAGCCACTGGGTTAGGGCTGGGAGCAGCGGCTGCTGTGACCGATGTATCCACCACCATCGTGGAACGTGTAAGCACGTTGGCATTAGAAACCGAAGCCAGTCGCTATACGTCAACGGCCGACAGCAAAGAGGAGGTGTTTGAGGGGGTTGTATCTAACAGCACAGCCCAGTTTACTTCCTCTGTAGAGAAAGTCTTCCAAGCCATGCAAGGCATTGAGAACAACGTCCGTGCTATCAAGGTGGCCAAAGGCAACCCTGGTTTAGCAGCCAGTGCTAAGCGCTTCACGACCACGGGGCAAGTCTCAGCGAAACGTGGCAAGCAGCTGCAGAAAGCCTTTGGAGGCACGGCTCTGGCAATGACCAAAAAGGCCCGGATTCAGGGTGTGGCCAGTGCAGGTCTCTCCCTTCTGATGGAAGTGGCCTTCCTGGTGAAAGAGGCAAAGCACTTGCATGAGGGGGCAAAGACGGAGCCGGCTGAAAGGCTGAGGCAGAAGGCCCAGGAGCTGGAGAAGAAGTTGGAGGAGCTCACCGACATCTATGAGAGTCTGCAGTAGGGCTGGactccacccccccacctcccgaGCTGTGCAGGGACCAGGGACACGTGCAGGGCCAAGGTGCGGAGGCACCTTGTTAGAGGGGAAAAGAGAGtgagataaaaagataaaagtggGGAAGCGGGGCTGTTCTCTCTGACTCTTGTTTTGGTCTGTTGGCTGGACTATGCTATTTTCCTAGCGGAAGAGAAATCCTTAAACCCTCTTGTATTCAAACCCTGTAATTTTCATCCCTAAATTCTCCCTCTTGGCTCGAGCTGAGTCACAAAACTTCAAGTACCCctgttcaaaaattatttcaaaaaatcacagaataaatGTCACCTCTTGTGTTCATCTCTCTAGATCAATTTCCACtgcagtagtttttaaaaaccttaatagGAAACTAAAACCTTTTTATTTGCCCAACAATCCCATGATCAGGGAGCCAAGTTTATTGACCCAGCCCTGACCTCATCCTCTGTCCCTCTAAATGCCTGTTGTTGGTGTGTAGATGGGAGATGCTCTGACATACTATCAGATGTGATCTCTCTTGCTCTTATATTTCTTTATCCCTCCATGTTGGCCCTCGGAGCATTTCACCAAAGGCCTCCATCACCCCAAGGGGACCACAGCCAGAAAGCGAACATAGAAATTTCTGGCTTTTGtgttcatggattttttttattagagttgatttacaacattgtgtcagtgggacttccctggtgccgcagtggataagactctgtgctccccaatgcagggggcctgggtttgatccctggtcatggaactagatcccacatgcatgccacaactaagagtttgcatgccacaactaagacctggtgcaaacaaataaataaaaaaatataatatatatatagtgtttcaggtatacagcacactgattcatttacatatataaaaagaatatatatatatattctttttcagattcttttcccttatagcttattacaaaatactgagtacagttccctgtgctatactgtaggtccttgttgattatttattttatatatagtagtgggtatatgttaatcccaaactcctagccTATCCCTCCATGCCCcttcccctttggaaaccataagtttctgattagcagtaatcttttgatgttcgactacatgtgttttttgttgttcgtttgttgttcgtttgttttcagcaaaaactcctatatcctggctcctcctttACTTCTTTGCAATAGTCCCTCAGAGCTACCCGAGAGGCTGCCTCCCGGGCTGTGGTCTCAGTAAGGTCACAGAATATAGCATAATTCTCACCTTTCAGGGTGTGCTCTTTTTCAGTGGACAGTACTGAGTGATGGATGGACCGATGGTAAGGACCTGGGTCCTGCAGCTGTGGGAGCTGTCCAGACGGGTCTGAAATCGGCAAGGCAGGCCATCAGGAAGGGCCTGCAGAACGTTCAGGCCCAGGCTGAAGCTGTGGTCCGCAGTGGAATTTCTTCCCATTGCTGCATCTTTAACTTAAACACACCCGCAAGGTTCCTTTTGCCTTATAAGGCAGCATATTTGCAGGTTTCCCGGATTAGGATGGGAACACCTCTGGGAGGCCGACCACAGCCCCCGAGAGGCCACCACCCTtcccgttcattcattcattcattctctcatctCTCCCCCATACGGTCCACCTAAGCGCTAGGCCTGTGCTGAGGGCTGGGGCACAATGGGAGGCAGTCTGCGGCCCCGCCCTCGAGGGAGGCCACTGTGGAGGCCGAGGCAGCCAGAGAAACAAATGACCGTGATGCACAGTGGAGGTCAGGGTTCAGAGGACTTTGGTGACGCGGTGCGGGGTAAGAtctgggaagagaggaaggaaaggctGGCTTGtatggagggaggagggtgtCTGTGGGACAGGGGCTGTGCCAGGGCGTGAGGGATGCCACGGCTAGAAAGGAATGGTACCCTCTCTGCAGTCAGGTTTATTCCCACCCTTCGTGGCAGGAGGGGAAGGAATCGGGTTCTAGGAAAACCAACACTGAGGTACTAGGGAGTGGAAAGCAAAATTCCCAaggtttctgaagaaaacaatggAGACCCGAAGGGATTGTCGAGGGGACCTCTGGTTAGTCCTTGAGCCGcggccccctccttcctcccctccccgcgCCCTCCCGCTCCTTTTACATCAGGTGCTGCTGGTTTGAGAAGCGCTGGCAGGTGGAGAGTCCAGGCGGGACCAGCGAGACTGGGGCGCGTTTGCTCTGCCCTTCATCCCACAGTGAGTGGCAGGAGAGAGGCCCAGCCAGGCCTTCCCTGCCAAGGGGCACACCTGAGGCTGGGGCACTGCCAAGGGCCGCTGGGCTGGGCCTCGCTGCGGCGTGAGGCCTGTGAAGGCCTCTCCTTTCACCGCCTTCTCTGAGGGCCCCCGGCCTCGCCTCCTCCAACTGCTAAGTGCTAGGGACGCAAGGGAGAGCCAGGGTGGCCTGTAAAAGGGGAATTCAGGCTCCCACCACTTGCAGCTGAGtgactggggtgggaggtgggggagggcggATTGGGAAGGTCTCCTTTCCTCTGCTGTCACATTAGGGTAATTCCCCACCCTCATTCCTGGCCCAAGGTCATCGGCTCtgctgcgggggtgggggcgaATCCTGCCCACGTTGCAAAGCCCCAGTTACTTCACCGCCTGCTGCCATTAACCACATCCGCAGCCCATTCGAGGAAAATCTCCAGCGAAGTAGCGTGTTCACCACACTGTCCAGTGTCTCCCTCAGTGTCACGCTGGGGGCACAATAAAtacccctcttccttccctccttccgtCAAATATCGCACGTTAATTAGTCTATAGTGTGGCAGGCGCTAGGCTGAGACTTAGGCTTTAGACCTTTCTTcactttacagctgaggaaagggAGACTCAGaggggtgaagtgacttgcccaaggtcacacagcaggtaacAGAACGGATATTTGGACCTAGTTCTTCTACCTGACTTTTTCCACTTGACCCAAAGTGTCCCAGCAGGGAAGTGTGGAGGCAAGGAAGGGGGTGGCCTGTTAGGGTGGCGGCCAGAACATCAGGAGATGAGCTGGGACAGGTGGGCTGAGGCAGGGTCACGATGAGCATCAAAGGTCAAGGGAGGAACCCGTGAGGGTTTGGCCTTCATCTTGTGGGCCACAGGGACCGGAAGTTTTTTCCTGCTTTGGGCCCTTGTACACCGAAAGTAGTCTCAGGCAGAGGGTTTGTCCCAAgcattcagttttctcatctgaaaaatggcacGAATATATGGATAAGTGTTGATAATCCCAGTGGAAAGTTTGAGCGAAACACACCTGGGTTAAAATCCCAGCGCTGCCCCTTCATGGTTGGGGGATGTTCACAAATGATGAAATTGTTTACCTTTCCTGCACCTCACTATCCAGCAGGGGGAAATGGGCCTGATGACACTCTTCTTGCAGGGCCCTGTGAGGCTCAAAGGGGACAAGTCATGTAAGCACCCAACAGTGTAAGCATCTGACAGTGGTAGCTgccactattattgttattaccatTAGTCAGGTCTTCTGGGTGGGTCATACCTAGCACCAAATTCGCCAGCCAGGGAGCTCCCAGGTATTCTGTGGGTCCTCCTCCCCTCACAGAACTTGAAGACCTTTGTTTCTGGCTTCCTGTCTGTTCCTGTGCACAGACGCTCAGACTTAGAATAGCTGCTGTTTATCCCCATGATTATCCTACTGAGAAGAGTGAGAAAAAGACTGGCAGGGAGACGGGACACCCAGGGcctagccccagctctgccctgacttgctgtgtgatcttgcgTGAGtcatttccctctctgggcctcatacAAGGGAGGTAGACTGGACGACTCTGAGAACCTTTCATTTCTTACCTTGgtaactgaggcctggagagagaAACCCTTTGCTGTGCCCCAACCCTGCTATGTGCAGAGTCCAGTTCAGAATCAGGCCTGGGAATGGATGCCCACCAAGTTCAGGTGCCCAATTCGTGAAGCCCCCAAGGACTTGATTATAAGGAGTTCCCGTAATAGAGCGAGGGGGGCTAGATTCAGCAGGTTAAAATAGCTCTTTATGGGCCAATATGAAATGCTTGCAAAGACATgttaagggaaaaaggaaagtaaagGACAGCATGGGGTAACATGCATCCTGTATTAAAAAGgggagatgggggcttccctggtggcgcagtggttgggagtccgcctgccgatgcaggggacacgggttcgtgccccggtctgggaagatcccacatgccgcagagcggctgggcccgtgagccctggctgctgagcctgcgcgtctggagcctgtgctccgcaacgggagaggccacaacagtgagaggcccgtgtacagcaaaaaaaaaaaaaaaaaaaaaaaaaaagtggagaaaaggagaggaaggatgtCTGTAGAAGCAACTGGAAACACAGGCTGCCTCTGGGGAGCGGGCCTGGGTGGCAGGAATGGGAGAGTGGGAGACTTTTCATGATGCcttctttgtaccttttgaattttgtaccacGTGAATATTTTATCCAGGCaaacaaattaaataagtaaCATAATCAGGCAGTTTTGCCCTGACCCAGCTTTGTCCTGACCCAGCTCCCCGCACGCTTAACCTCCTGCATTCTGGAAATACTCCAGGGCTTGTGTTGTCCTTATCAAAATTCCTTTAGGCCTTTGACTCCTGTCTCAGCCTGACTGCAGCATCCACCAGCCTGTGGGAGTGGGGTGAGTCACAGACACCCTCGGCCAGCTGTTTGCCATCTGCAGGCCTTCCTGGAAAAGAGCCCCTTCCAGCTGTGGCCCCCATCTCTGGAAAGCCGCTGGTACCCctttcatctctctttctcttacctCTCCTGATTGACTGGAATTCAAATGAATTCAACCCCCATTTATTgggtgtgccaggcactgtgctaggagcaATGAAAACCTCCCGACAGATCTGAAAGGGGGGGATTACTAGAGCAAGGAAAGaagtgtgggggtggggtgggggggtcattCTATATGTATGTCTGCAGGGAGGTACTTCTGAGTACTTTTCTTTTGCggtacctcctccaggaagccttccctgatgacTTCTCCCTGCAGACATTAAGGGccctgactcccagcccagggctcaccTGGAGCTCAGACCAGCAACACAAAAGGCTTCCAAAAGCAGGGATTGCCAGGCACTCAGACCCTGGGCAGTCCTTTGGCAGGTGGCACAGATGGGTGGCACTAAGTGCTGTCCCAGAAAGGGACCTGCCTACTTTATAACATGGGGTGACTCTGCCCTGGTTGGGCTCTGCTCACAGCAGCCTGCCAGGGCAATCCGGGGAGGGCAGGGCCACCTGATAAAGCCTATCTCATGGACCCTCCTAAGGGAACCAGATAGGAATCCTGCCTGTTTACAGGTAAGCAAATGAAGGTTTAGGGAAATGAAGTGGCTTGCCCCAGGCTCCTAGGCAGGGATGACCCAGCTGTGGCAGGGCCTGTACTGTTTCCACGACACCATTGACACCATTCTGCCTGTGCTTGGAGGTCCACAGCCCTCCCACAAAAACACACACGCGTTCCTGACAAGGAGCCTGGAACCCTGCCATGagctctctttcttcctggttacCATGAACAGCCCCTAAAAAGCAGCAGGCACCCCTGAAGGAATTATCAGCCATTTCTACTTGAGTGTAAATTAGTTATCAGACCCTGAGACTGGAGCCGAATGCAGGGCCCTGCACCAAGTGACACATGGCATGTGAAGAGGGAGAGGTCCCTGGGCAGGGCTGTGCCCTGGGAGTGGCTGGGTGGAACTTCCCTGGAAGCACCTGTGCCCTGGGCCCTGTGAAGTGTCCAGGGCTGGAGGTGCAGGGCGACGTGGAAAGAGCACTGACTTTTCTCGGGTTCCAGCCTGAGCTCTACCACCTCTTACCTGCGTGGCCTTGGGTGAGCCagtcacctccctgagcctcacaACCTCACCTGTGCCACGGGGATACTATTAGCGTATCTACCTTGCAGGTGGGGGTCCTCGAGAAGATGCTCCATCCCAGGGTTCTCAAATTGACTGAACATTGGAAGCCCCTGCAGGGCTCCTTAGAACCTAGGGtccccaccccagagtttctgcttTAGTTAGTCTGGGGAGGGgcctaactaactaactaactaacaaGTGccctaacaagttcccaggtggttCTGGTGCTGCTTGTGCTGGGACCACTCCTCTACAAAAGATCTCTatgagaacagacttgtggttgtcaaggggagggggaggtggggtgggggagggatggagggggaggttgggattagcagatgcaaactgtgaTACAGAGAATGGGtaaagaacaaggtcctactgtacagcacagagaactgtgttcactatcctgtgataaaccataatggaaaagagtacgaaaaagaatatatgtatgaatatctacatatataaaacagtcactttgctgtacagcagaaattaatgcaacattgtaaatcactgtacttcaataaaataaatttttaaaaaagatctctaTGAAACTAGGAGATCAGGAAGGGGGGCAGGTGCAGAGCAGAGCCTATAGAAGACACTAAATATACACTTGACATTTTGCAGGGATTTCACGCCCCTGTCACCACAGTTGGACAGAGGGTACCCAGGAGGCAAAGAAGAGGTGGCTACGGGGCCGAGGTTCAAGGGTCAGGGCTCTGAGCTCTCTCCAATAACCCCTCCTTTAATCCCCCCATCTATTCTGTAACACTGCAGTGAGCAGGTCTTTTGCACCTACTTCATACATGAAGAAACAGGCTGGGAGAGGTCATGGGACATGTCCAAGGTCATGCAGGCAGCAAGGTGGAAATTGAATCGGAAGCCAGACCTCTGACTCTGACCCCTGGACGTTTTCTAACCACCACACCGCCTCTCCTAAGGGTCATCCAGCggatgtaaaaatatattaagaacagCGCAAACCCGTGCGGGTGGTTCTTCCCCCCATGGCTGGCCCGGAAGCCCCAGCTCTGCAGAGACCGCTCTTTGCCCCCAGGCTTTGGTTCGTGCCACCCCGCCCCCCAGTTCCTTGCCCTTATGGGTCCTGTCTTCCTGGAAAGGGACTGTAGCCATTgatgctccccccgcccccaggccctGATGCAGTGCCAACACCCAGGAGGTGCTCAGTGAACTTgggcttctcctcccctcctcccccggccccagcccagctccctgcTCTCCACGCTCCTGGGAAAGGCGGTCCTCAGAGCCCCTCAAAAGTGAGATCCTCCCTCCTGAGCCCCGGGAGCCTGCACAGGCTGCCTGAGTGGAGCGGGAGGGAGGCATGTTGCAGCCCCCCAGGCCAGCTGACAGGGTCAGAGGGGAAACTGCATTTCCTGCTGGGCCCCTGGGGAGCCTTGTCTCTCAGAGAGGCCGGCTGGGTCTCTGCACAGGAGCtcctggggagagggggcagggatgggggaggaaggagggaggaagaggagaaggggagagagaggaaggcaggcatggagaagaggaaggacagggcaaaggggaagggaggcaaaggggaagggaggcagagggggttgtgagagaaagagaaaaagaggcagaggcgAGAACCAGAGACAGAGGGTGACAGAAGATTGGAGATCATGAGATGcagagaggaagaggcaggagaaaagCGTCAGAGAAGCAGGAGAGGGAGAGCACGTTAGAGACGAAGTAGAAAGAGGTGTGAGAAAAAGACAGAGAGGCTTAGACAAAGGCCAACAGACAGGCAGAAACCTCCTGAGACCAGGCAGACGAGGCCCCGAGGAAACACTTGAATTTCCCACACGTCGCAGattttcttttgggttttctttgcgtCTGTGCTGTGAGGCTTAAGGCCTGGGGCCAGCACCACATCGAATTGACCAATAAACATCACCGTCATGGCCACTGATGGCCTGATGGGTAACGGCCCAGCCGTGGAATTTGGAGGAAGCTGGCTGGGCCTGGGGGGGGGAAGTGGTCAGCTCCCCACAAGCCATGGGGAAGAGTCCCCCTGGGGCCCTGACTTGTAACAGACTCTTGGGAaagcccctgcccaccctcccccaagCACAtccagaaattctttttttttcttttctattatagtttattacaagatattgaatatagttccctgtgctatacagtaagaccttgttgtttatgtcttttatgtatagtagtgtgtatctgctaatcccgaactcctaatttatccctccacacccctccccctttggtaattgtaaatttgttttctatgtctgtgagactctttctggtttgtaaataagttcatttgtatccctctctctcttttttttagattccacatataagtgatatcctatgatatttctctttctctgtctggcttacttcacttagtatgataatctctaggtccatccatgaaataatgcaaatggcattatttcattctttttcatggctgagtaatactccattgcatatataaataccacatctttatccattcatctgtcgatggacatctaggttgcttccatgtcttggctgttgtaaatagtgctgcaatgaacactggggtgcatgtatcttttctaattagagttttctccagatatgccCAGGAGGGGTATTGCaggatcatacggtaactctatttttagtttttaaaggaacctccatattgttctccatagtggctgtaccaatttacatttccaccaactgtgtaggagggttcttttACCTCCACATCCCctcaagcatttattatttgtagattttttgatgatagacattctgactgatgtgaggtgatacctcattgtagttttgatttgatttctctgatgattagtgatgttgagcatcttttcatgtgcctgttggccatctgtatttcttctttggagaaatgtctagatcctctgcccattttttgattgtgttctttgtttttttttatattgagttgtattagCTGCTTGTActtttttggaaattaatcccttgttggtcccatcgtttgcaaatattttctcccattttgtaggttgtctttttgttttatttatggtttcctttgctgtgcaaaatcttttaagtttaattatgtcccatttgtttatttttgtttttatttccttt
This genomic interval carries:
- the LOC101271208 gene encoding apolipoprotein L2-like, whose protein sequence is MGDQDTLEEDQLDRERFLEEYPRMKEELEEGITKLYALAEKADKLHRDCTISHVAAHSAGTVSGVLTILGLSLAPVTMGASLALLATGLGLGAAAAVTDVSTTIVERVSTLALETEASRYTSTADSKEEVFEGVVSNSTAQFTSSVEKVFQAMQGIENNVRAIKVAKGNPGLAASAKRFTTTGQVSAKRGKQLQKAFGGTALAMTKKARIQGVASAGLSLLMEVAFLVKEAKHLHEGAKTEPAERLRQKAQELEKKLEELTDIYESLQ